Proteins from a genomic interval of Undibacterium parvum:
- a CDS encoding ABC transporter ATP-binding protein: MLELDLQKNLRSNSSSIEIAVSFTAESHDFVSLFGPSGAGKTTLLRMLAGLTQPDQGRLVLDGVTWFDSAKKINLTPQQRSIGLVFQDYALFPNMNVRDNVTYGAQKNQGAWIDHLLQLTGLNEFKNSLPSTLSGGQKQRVALARALARKPKLLLLDEPLSALDGSLRSQLQDELLQLHQECRLTSILVSHDIGEVFKLSQCVHQMEMGKIIKSGTPAQVFLQQRLSGKLNLRAQVLAIRREEVIYVLSLLIAQDIVEIIAGEDEIKGLKVGDQIAISSKAFSPLIFRL, encoded by the coding sequence ATGCTAGAACTTGATCTGCAAAAAAATCTGCGTAGCAACTCCTCTTCGATAGAGATCGCGGTCAGCTTTACCGCAGAGTCGCATGATTTCGTGTCTTTGTTCGGGCCCTCCGGCGCCGGTAAAACCACGCTGTTGCGCATGCTGGCTGGCTTGACACAGCCGGATCAAGGGCGACTGGTGCTTGATGGCGTGACCTGGTTTGACTCGGCAAAAAAAATTAATCTAACGCCGCAGCAACGCTCTATAGGCTTGGTATTCCAAGACTACGCACTGTTTCCGAATATGAACGTCAGGGACAATGTTACCTATGGCGCGCAAAAAAATCAGGGTGCATGGATAGACCATTTATTGCAGCTAACAGGCTTAAACGAATTTAAAAATAGCTTGCCTAGCACCCTCTCGGGCGGCCAAAAGCAAAGAGTCGCGCTGGCGCGCGCCCTAGCACGCAAACCCAAGCTCTTGCTACTGGATGAGCCCTTGTCAGCACTCGATGGCAGCTTGCGCTCACAATTGCAAGACGAGTTACTGCAACTACATCAGGAGTGCCGACTGACCAGCATCTTGGTTAGTCACGACATAGGCGAGGTTTTTAAACTTTCGCAATGCGTGCATCAGATGGAAATGGGCAAAATTATTAAGTCAGGCACTCCGGCACAAGTCTTTTTACAGCAACGACTATCCGGCAAACTCAATCTGCGCGCGCAAGTGCTGGCAATCCGTAGGGAAGAAGTGATCTACGTACTATCGCTATTAATCGCTCAGGATATCGTAGAGATTATTGCGGGAGAAGATGAGATAAAGGGCTTGAAGGTGGGAGATCAGATTGCGATCTCAAGCAAGGCTTTCAGCCCTTTGATTTTCAGGCTATAA
- the fabI gene encoding enoyl-ACP reductase FabI: protein MAFLQGKKILITGLLSNRSIAYGIAQACKREGAELAFTYVGERFKDRITDFAKEFGSDLIFDCDVSSDEQIDAVFTDLAKHWDRLDGLVHAIGFAPREAIAGDFLDGFSREAFKVAHDISAYSFPAMTKAALPLLHEGSSVLTLSYLGAIRAIPYYNTMGLAKASLEASVRYLAENLGKKGIRVNGVSAGPIKTLAASGIKDFSKLLGFVAEHAPLRRNVTIEEVGNTAAFLLSPLASGITGEITYVDGGFSHVMGLTPE, encoded by the coding sequence ATGGCATTTCTGCAAGGCAAAAAAATTCTGATCACCGGTTTGTTGTCAAACCGTTCTATCGCTTATGGCATCGCACAGGCCTGTAAGCGCGAAGGCGCTGAATTGGCTTTCACTTATGTGGGCGAGCGTTTTAAAGACAGAATTACTGATTTCGCCAAAGAGTTCGGCAGCGACTTGATTTTTGATTGTGACGTCAGTAGCGATGAACAAATCGATGCGGTGTTTACCGATCTGGCCAAACATTGGGATCGCCTGGATGGCTTGGTGCATGCAATTGGTTTCGCTCCACGCGAAGCGATTGCCGGTGATTTCCTCGATGGCTTCTCACGCGAAGCATTTAAAGTCGCTCACGATATTTCAGCTTATAGCTTCCCGGCGATGACGAAAGCGGCATTGCCGCTGTTGCACGAAGGTTCTTCTGTTTTGACGTTGTCCTATCTGGGAGCGATACGTGCGATACCTTATTACAACACCATGGGCTTGGCTAAAGCGTCCTTAGAGGCTTCAGTACGCTATCTGGCAGAAAACCTGGGCAAAAAAGGCATACGTGTGAATGGCGTTTCAGCCGGTCCTATCAAGACTCTGGCGGCTAGCGGCATCAAGGATTTCAGTAAATTACTCGGCTTCGTGGCTGAACATGCTCCCTTGCGCCGCAATGTGACGATAGAAGAAGTGGGGAATACTGCCGCTTTCTTGTTGTCACCTTTGGCCAGCGGTATCACTGGTGAAATTACCTATGTCGATGGCGGTTTCTCGCACGTAATGGGCCTGACACCGGAATAG
- the plsY gene encoding glycerol-3-phosphate 1-O-acyltransferase PlsY: MNTLLAMLAAYLLGSISFAVVVSKLFRLSDPRTYGSKNPGATNVLRSGNKAAAVLTLLGDGAKGWLAVWLTVQFGTQFGLGDTAVALVTLAVFLGHLWPIFFKFVGGKGVATALGVLLGINPWLGLATLITWIVVVYAFRYSSLGALIAAIFAPFYYGLLFGPDPKLLAIFIMSALLVYRHSSNIGNLMQGKESRLGSKKK, translated from the coding sequence ATGAATACTTTACTGGCAATGTTGGCAGCCTATTTATTGGGATCAATTTCATTCGCTGTGGTAGTCAGCAAGTTGTTTCGCTTGTCTGACCCGCGTACTTATGGCTCCAAAAATCCGGGTGCTACCAATGTGCTGCGCAGTGGGAATAAGGCGGCAGCCGTGCTCACTTTGCTAGGTGACGGTGCGAAAGGTTGGTTGGCGGTGTGGTTGACGGTGCAATTTGGTACACAGTTTGGCTTGGGTGATACTGCGGTAGCCTTGGTGACGCTAGCCGTGTTTTTGGGACACTTATGGCCAATATTCTTTAAATTTGTGGGCGGCAAGGGCGTCGCTACTGCGCTCGGCGTCTTGCTTGGGATAAATCCCTGGTTGGGCTTGGCCACGCTGATTACCTGGATCGTGGTGGTGTATGCCTTCCGTTATTCGTCCTTAGGCGCTTTGATCGCGGCCATTTTCGCGCCGTTTTATTATGGCTTGTTGTTCGGCCCAGACCCGAAATTACTCGCTATTTTTATCATGAGTGCCTTGCTGGTGTATCGTCATTCCAGCAATATCGGTAATCTTATGCAGGGTAAAGAGAGTCGCCTCGGCAGCAAAAAGAAATAG
- a CDS encoding aminoacyl-tRNA deacylase: MAKKEHVSETPATQFLRKQAAVFSEHPYTYEEHGGTTVSARELGVDEHSVVKTLVMQDELAKPLIVLMHGDCKVSTKNLARQIGCKSVEPCKPEVAQRHSGYMVGGTSPFATKKAMPVYVEQGILLLDKIYINGGKRGYLLGINPALLTELLKAQAVECALDD; this comes from the coding sequence TTGGCTAAAAAAGAACATGTATCAGAAACACCGGCGACCCAGTTTTTGCGTAAGCAAGCCGCTGTATTTAGTGAACACCCTTACACTTATGAAGAACATGGCGGCACCACGGTGTCGGCCCGTGAATTAGGGGTGGATGAACATAGCGTTGTCAAAACCCTGGTGATGCAGGATGAATTAGCCAAGCCTTTGATTGTTCTGATGCATGGTGACTGCAAAGTGTCGACCAAAAATCTGGCACGACAAATAGGCTGCAAATCGGTAGAGCCATGTAAGCCCGAGGTGGCGCAACGCCATTCCGGCTACATGGTCGGTGGCACCTCACCCTTCGCGACAAAAAAAGCCATGCCTGTGTATGTTGAACAGGGTATTCTTCTGCTGGATAAAATTTATATCAATGGCGGCAAGCGCGGCTATTTGTTAGGAATCAATCCTGCACTCCTGACGGAGCTACTGAAAGCGCAAGCTGTTGAGTGTGCTTTGGATGACTAG